The following DNA comes from Octopus bimaculoides isolate UCB-OBI-ISO-001 chromosome 8, ASM119413v2, whole genome shotgun sequence.
AGGTCTTTTTCGTCTTTAGGCTAAACTTcgaggtcatccatatataacagaTGATTTATATTCTCCCTGTTCAGAGCAAGCTCATGACAGCTCAGGATTTTCGCATTATACTTGTCAAAGGAAACAATGTAATCATGAAAATTAATGGAGAGAGCGAACGTCTTGAGACAATTTCCCTCGGATTTTCTCGCTTGCTGACGGTTCACTTGCATGTATTAGTTCTTGCTTCATACGTTCTCTtcgatttttataaaaataaagactAAAACCTGTAGAAAAACCAATTGTGAGGGACATTAAAGTATGCTGTTTGGTAGTTTGTCCAAACAGTagctattttctttcttatctgcTCTTTAGTTGTTATTGTATCGATATAGAATAAAACAGaatttcttgatttctttctaCATCCCTTTATTCTCCTGGTAACAATTTCTCCTCCTCCAGTTTACGATTAATCTCTCATGAAACCAGTTAGCAATTTCCAGAGTAATTGTAAGCATGTCAATAGCTACTGATTTCCTCACCCTTTTCTTTATCCTGTATTAAGACTGTGTCTCATATTGTCATGTTTTCTACTAGtctgtaagaaacagctgtacaAAAGTGAAAACTTTTGAGTTTTCGAAGCTAGAATCCCTGTACACTCGCGCGTCCAGGATCTTTCTTGCACGATGTCGCTTTAATCATCTTTTTCCACCTTCTGTacagtaatatttatattttcttgccATGACCTATTCCCTATTTCATTTATAAGCTCTCATATCCATTCTGTTTCACTGTCGTGCTGAACCTCGTACCTTCACATATCTCACACAACTTTATATCAGAAAATTTGTTATAATTTCCAAAGAATACATAATCCAAAATCCTAAAGGATGTGAATTAATAATGTGATAATCACTCAAAAGTGATGAGGTATGATTTCGATGAGCAGATATGTGATACAGTCTCTCTTGTTCTCTGAAGAAGctacttcattttatttacatCAGAAAAGTGTCTTTAGGAAAGACTGTTCAATATTCATTCTCTTCCAAAGTACCTTTTACACTTTGTACAATGCGAGAAATGACTGTATCAAACACAATATTCTGTGCCTCTAGATGCTCGGTCAAGCTGAAAGAATTGGAAAAGGAATATTCTTCAGTTTTCTAAAAGAAAGACAGTGTTCTtagctatacaaaaaaaaatggttaggcttggaatgtctttgatcatagatgaGCTCGTTTTGGTTTGACCCGAAACTTAACAATAACAGCATGATTTGTTACTGGATATGGGTTGCTGCTATGACGATACCTTCTTATTGTATTGCGGAGTGCTTGCAAGTATGTACATctcaatgtgtatatatcatgtgtctatgtaaatgtgtgtcttGCCTAAGTCGTTTACAGACACGTATTGCTCGGTGAGTAATAGGTACTGTAATATTTGTTTCCGAATTTTGCTTTCAAACTACATTCTATCATACAAATAATTTGAACAAAACCCACACATGTATTTAAAGTATTTGAACGTCTAATGCAATTAATACTTAATCACGTTTTCTATCCTTTTTCAGAAAGGTCCACTTCGACTATTTTATAGTGTCTATGAGAATCCAGCCAAGCGTATCAAGTTTTCAGAACCTAGAGAGCTTGATGTCACTAGTCCGACCTCCACTTCAACTAATACTCACTACGTTGCAACGTCCATTCCGCACCCAGCTCAGAACGGTGATAAATCCGACAGCGAGACAGTGAAAGAGTCAGCTagaagtggtggtagtattggtggctGTAGTGGCGGGAGCAGCTCAAACTGCAgtagcaataacaagaacaacattaagAACAATAAGAATAgtagtaacatcaacaataaaaacggcagcaacaacagcaacaaaaacaactgcaacaacagcgGGAACGGCAGCCATTCGAGCAAGAATGCATCTCACAATTCAAGCATAGCTTCAGTTATCATTAGCAGCGCTAcaaattcaacaacaacaacagcagcagcagcagcggcggcggcggcagcagcagcatcacccaGAGCAACAATGTCGAGCGGTGCGACTGCTCTTTCTATTAATAACGTCAGTGCAAGCAACGTTCCATCCAATGCTCTGAACCCAACAACCGCAATATTGACCTCACCATCTTGTACAAAAGTGGCTTCCTCGTCCACCAGCAGCACAACGGCATCGACATTGGAAGTGAAGAGTACTCAGTTGacaactgctactgctgccgccgccgctgctatGGTTGACAACcaaaatattactttcaaaatgCCCGAGGATGAGAAATACGAAAGGCCAAAAGATTTCAAAGAATTAGTATTTAATGGACAAGTTCTAAATGGCCATGATGAAAATGTGATTGTTAAAACTGAGCCAATGACGGATGCCTTATCTGTGACGTCATAGTTGGCGATGAAACATATTGAGGCGACGCTCCTTgagaatttctttgttttttgtttttgttttttttttaaatc
Coding sequences within:
- the LOC106878501 gene encoding polycomb complex protein BMI-1, translating into MYRSGRLKISEINPHLTCILCGGYYIDATTIIECLHSFCKTCIVRYLESSKYCPICDVLVHKTRPLQHIRQDQILQNLVYKMVPGLFSSKCSKLYFSQHFQLIVVWIFVTLCSFNIREFRSATHQPCGSVDSEVNGLLKAGEGARAHERIIYSEDEKISLSLEFSSNGCPPDCCHHQEESDRLKLNLLRVAGKYRVKKKKISSLVSDCRYLLCPASVTVSHLKKFIRMKFSLSPRYKIDIFHTDESLSDSYTLIDIAYIYTWRRKGPLRLFYSVYENPAKRIKFSEPRELDVTSPTSTSTNTHYVATSIPHPAQNGDKSDSETVKESARSGGSIGGCSGGSSSNCSSNNKNNIKNNKNSSNINNKNGSNNSNKNNCNNSGNGSHSSKNASHNSSIASVIISSATNSTTTTAAAAAAAAAAAASPRATMSSGATALSINNVSASNVPSNALNPTTAILTSPSCTKVASSSTSSTTASTLEVKSTQLTTATAAAAAAMVDNQNITFKMPEDEKYERPKDFKELVFNGQVLNGHDENVIVKTEPMTDALSVTS